One window from the genome of Rhodopseudomonas sp. P2A-2r encodes:
- the mutL gene encoding DNA mismatch repair endonuclease MutL, which translates to MPVRQLPEMIVNRIAAGEVVERPASVVKELVENAIDAGSSRIDIFTDGGGRRKIAITDDGGGMTHADLTLAVDRHATSKLDDEDLLAIRTLGFRGEALPSIGAVARLGITTRHAGEPHAWSMSVEGGVKAPIVPAALTKGTRVEVSDLFYATPARLKFLKTDRTEAEAIREVIRRLAMARPDIAFSMAGEERAPVTWAAALPGPAGQLTRLGDILGAEFRLSAIEVRSEREGVVVQGFAAAPSLTRANALGQYLFVNGRPVRDKLIIGAVRAAYSDYLPRDRHPVVALFVTLDPQEVDANVHPAKTEVRFRNAGLVRGLIVHALKEGLAREGRRTAANSDGAVLASFRPNFAPNFPPRPATNWDWRASPSYPANYATGPMPSFDGSAALAEPGQAAFDVGGPSADVRFEVAPDPDQIDRPLGAARAQIHENYIVAQTRDGMIVVDQHAAHERIVYEKLKASIARNGVQRQLLLIPEIVEMDESTVEKLVDRAEELASFGLAIDSFGPGAIAVRETPSLLGKTNAGALLRDLAEHMAEWDEALPLERRLMHVAATMACHGSVRSGRRLRPEEMNALLREMEDTPNSGQCNHGRPTYVELKLADIEKLFGRR; encoded by the coding sequence ATGCCCGTCCGCCAGCTGCCCGAAATGATCGTCAACCGCATCGCCGCCGGCGAGGTGGTGGAGCGCCCGGCCAGCGTGGTCAAGGAACTGGTCGAGAACGCCATCGACGCCGGCTCGAGCCGCATCGACATCTTCACCGACGGCGGCGGCCGGCGAAAGATCGCCATCACCGACGATGGCGGGGGCATGACCCATGCCGATCTGACGCTAGCGGTCGACCGCCACGCCACCTCGAAGCTCGACGACGAGGACCTGCTGGCGATCCGCACGCTGGGCTTTCGCGGCGAAGCGCTGCCGTCGATCGGCGCGGTGGCCCGGCTCGGGATCACGACGCGCCACGCCGGCGAGCCGCATGCCTGGTCGATGAGCGTCGAGGGCGGCGTCAAGGCACCCATCGTGCCGGCCGCGCTGACCAAGGGCACCCGCGTCGAGGTCAGCGATCTCTTCTATGCGACGCCGGCGCGGCTGAAATTCCTCAAGACCGACCGCACCGAGGCCGAAGCGATCCGCGAGGTCATCCGCCGCCTTGCCATGGCGCGGCCGGACATCGCCTTCTCCATGGCCGGCGAAGAGCGCGCACCGGTGACCTGGGCGGCGGCACTGCCCGGCCCCGCGGGCCAACTGACAAGGCTCGGCGATATCCTCGGCGCCGAGTTTCGCCTCAGCGCCATCGAGGTCCGCTCCGAGCGCGAAGGCGTGGTGGTGCAAGGCTTTGCCGCAGCACCCTCGCTGACCCGCGCCAATGCGCTCGGCCAGTATCTGTTCGTCAACGGCCGGCCGGTGCGCGACAAGCTGATCATCGGCGCGGTGCGCGCCGCCTATTCCGATTATCTGCCGCGCGACAGGCATCCGGTGGTGGCGCTGTTCGTGACGCTGGACCCGCAGGAGGTCGACGCCAATGTGCATCCGGCCAAGACCGAGGTGCGCTTCCGCAATGCCGGGCTGGTGCGTGGACTGATCGTGCACGCGCTGAAGGAAGGCCTCGCCCGCGAGGGGCGTCGCACCGCCGCCAACAGCGACGGCGCGGTGCTGGCCTCGTTCCGCCCCAACTTCGCGCCGAATTTTCCGCCGCGCCCGGCAACCAACTGGGACTGGCGGGCGTCGCCGTCTTATCCGGCCAACTATGCGACAGGCCCGATGCCATCGTTCGATGGCAGCGCGGCCCTTGCCGAACCCGGCCAGGCCGCCTTCGATGTCGGCGGCCCCTCCGCCGATGTGCGCTTCGAGGTGGCCCCCGATCCAGACCAGATCGACCGGCCGCTGGGCGCCGCGCGGGCGCAGATCCACGAGAACTACATCGTCGCGCAGACCCGCGACGGCATGATCGTGGTCGACCAGCATGCCGCCCACGAGCGCATCGTCTACGAGAAGCTCAAGGCCTCGATCGCTCGCAACGGCGTGCAGCGGCAATTGCTGCTGATTCCGGAGATCGTCGAGATGGACGAGAGCACCGTGGAGAAGCTGGTCGACCGCGCCGAGGAACTGGCGTCGTTCGGCCTCGCCATCGACTCCTTCGGCCCCGGCGCCATCGCGGTGCGCGAGACACCGTCGCTGCTCGGCAAGACCAATGCCGGCGCGCTGCTGCGCGATCTCGCCGAGCACATGGCGGAATGGGATGAAGCTTTGCCACTGGAGCGCCGGCTGATGCACGTCGCCGCCACCATGGCCTGCCACGGCTCGGTGCGCTCCGGCCGCCGGCTGCGGCCCGAGGAAATGAACGCGCTGCTGCGCGAAATG
- a CDS encoding ribbon-helix-helix domain-containing protein codes for MCTLFAHQPSRDYESQTRSLRIGGHSTSIRLEMSFWDTLEEIAAQQGLSLAKFCTTLHDEVLDHRGEVSNFASLLRCSCLIYRSRAASAAVGAFDATQMLDAAE; via the coding sequence ATGTGCACGCTGTTCGCCCATCAGCCGTCGCGCGACTACGAATCGCAAACCCGCTCCTTGCGGATCGGCGGCCATTCCACCTCGATCCGGCTGGAAATGTCGTTCTGGGACACGCTGGAGGAGATTGCCGCGCAGCAGGGCCTCAGCCTGGCGAAGTTCTGCACCACCTTGCACGACGAGGTGCTCGATCATCGCGGCGAGGTCAGCAATTTTGCCTCGCTGCTGCGCTGTTCCTGCCTGATCTACCGCTCGCGCGCGGCGTCGGCCGCTGTCGGCGCCTTCGACGCCACCCAGATGCTGGACGCAGCGGAGTAG